One window of the Amycolatopsis mediterranei genome contains the following:
- a CDS encoding alpha-glucosidase/alpha-galactosidase, with translation MTTKITFVGAGSVVFTQGLLADLFAYPELDGVHVALHDIDPERLATALAAARRIAEVRGVKPVLTAHADRREALTGADFVVDIVQIGMAAATRIDFEVPERYGLHQTIGDTLGIGGIFRALRTFPFLKALGADIADVCPDAWLLNYTNPMAMNVQYLSEATGLTRVVGLCHSVYWTVHGLAELVGVPFDEVTYVAAGVNHQAWVLRFEHAGADLYPRLRELAESDGQLRRRVRFDMLRRLGYYPTETSEHSAEYVPWYLKHDTEIERLRLPIGDYLGIVAENEAEYERTRKAIAAGEPLPVEGTGEYAPQIVHSLVTGTPRTVYGNVVNRGLIENLPSGGVVEVPCLADGTGIRPTRIGALPPQLAALNRTYLSVNDLVVRAAVEDDPHHIRHAAMIDPATAAALPVERIFELCDDLVRAHGDRLQPALRAVLGR, from the coding sequence ATGACCACCAAGATCACCTTCGTCGGCGCGGGCAGTGTCGTGTTCACCCAGGGCCTGCTCGCCGACCTGTTTGCCTACCCGGAGCTGGACGGCGTGCACGTCGCCCTGCACGACATCGACCCCGAGCGGCTGGCCACCGCGCTGGCCGCGGCCCGGCGGATCGCCGAGGTTCGGGGTGTCAAACCGGTGCTCACCGCGCACGCGGACCGCCGGGAAGCGTTGACCGGCGCGGACTTCGTCGTGGACATCGTCCAGATCGGAATGGCGGCGGCGACGCGCATCGACTTCGAGGTCCCGGAGCGCTACGGGCTGCACCAGACCATCGGCGACACCCTCGGCATCGGCGGGATCTTCCGCGCGCTGCGGACGTTCCCCTTCCTCAAGGCGCTCGGGGCGGACATCGCCGACGTCTGCCCGGACGCGTGGCTGCTGAACTACACGAACCCGATGGCGATGAACGTCCAGTACCTGAGCGAGGCCACCGGGCTGACCCGGGTCGTCGGGCTGTGCCACTCGGTGTACTGGACCGTGCACGGGCTCGCCGAGCTCGTTGGGGTGCCGTTCGACGAGGTCACCTACGTCGCGGCCGGCGTCAACCACCAGGCGTGGGTGCTGCGGTTCGAGCACGCGGGCGCCGACCTCTACCCGCGGCTGCGCGAGCTGGCCGAATCCGACGGCCAGCTGCGGCGGCGCGTCCGGTTCGACATGCTGCGGCGCCTCGGTTACTACCCGACGGAGACCAGCGAGCACTCCGCCGAGTACGTGCCCTGGTACCTCAAGCACGACACCGAGATCGAGCGCCTCCGCCTGCCGATCGGGGACTACCTCGGCATCGTCGCGGAGAACGAAGCCGAGTACGAGCGGACGCGGAAGGCGATCGCGGCCGGCGAACCGCTGCCCGTCGAGGGCACGGGCGAATACGCGCCGCAGATCGTCCACAGCCTGGTCACCGGCACCCCGCGAACGGTGTACGGCAACGTCGTCAACCGGGGCCTGATCGAGAACCTGCCGTCCGGCGGCGTGGTCGAGGTGCCGTGCCTGGCCGACGGCACCGGCATCCGGCCGACCCGCATCGGCGCGCTGCCACCACAGCTCGCGGCGCTCAACCGGACGTACCTGAGCGTCAACGACCTGGTCGTGCGCGCGGCCGTCGAGGACGACCCGCACCACATCCGCCACGCGGCGATGATCGACCCGGCCACGGCGGCGGCCCTGCCGGTCGAGCGGATCTTCGAGCTGTGCGACGACCTGGTCCGCGCCCACGGCGACCGGCTGCAGCCCGCCCTGCGCGCCGTCCTCGGCCGCTGA
- a CDS encoding carbohydrate ABC transporter permease, with protein MTTQPAEIDVPATRAALPVLRPPRLPFSPWHLLLVPLALLFAAPLVWLLLSSVMSNAEINRFPPALWPSHVDFAGYRYVLENALFLRWFTNSLIVSAVTVVSNLLFGTLGGYAFARMRFTGSRALLALMVATMAIPFQLTMIPTFLVMKKLGLIDTLGALIVPSLVTPFAVFLLRQFFLSLPRELEEAAWIDGCSRLRVLFTIVLPLSRPALSTVAVLTFLSTWNDLTWPLIAVNHDTTYTLQLGLTTFQGQHHTNWAAVMAGNVITVLPVLLAFLGAQKTFIQSVTSSGLKG; from the coding sequence ATGACCACACAGCCCGCCGAAATCGACGTGCCCGCGACCCGCGCCGCGCTGCCCGTGCTGCGCCCGCCCCGGCTGCCCTTCAGTCCCTGGCACCTGCTGCTGGTGCCACTGGCGCTGCTGTTCGCGGCGCCCTTGGTGTGGCTGCTGCTCAGCTCCGTGATGAGCAACGCCGAGATCAACCGGTTCCCGCCCGCGCTGTGGCCGTCCCACGTGGACTTCGCCGGGTACCGCTATGTCCTCGAGAACGCGCTGTTCCTGCGCTGGTTCACGAACTCGCTGATCGTCTCGGCGGTGACCGTCGTGTCGAACCTGCTCTTCGGCACGCTGGGCGGGTACGCGTTCGCGCGGATGCGGTTCACCGGCTCGCGGGCGCTGCTCGCGCTGATGGTCGCGACGATGGCGATCCCGTTCCAGCTCACCATGATCCCGACGTTCCTCGTGATGAAGAAGCTCGGCCTGATCGACACCCTCGGCGCGCTCATCGTGCCGTCGCTGGTGACGCCGTTCGCGGTGTTCCTGCTGCGCCAGTTCTTCCTGTCGCTGCCCCGGGAGCTCGAAGAGGCGGCGTGGATCGACGGCTGCTCGCGGCTGCGCGTGCTGTTCACCATCGTGCTCCCGCTGTCGCGGCCCGCGCTGAGCACGGTGGCCGTGCTGACGTTCCTCAGCACGTGGAACGACCTGACCTGGCCGCTGATCGCGGTCAACCACGACACGACCTACACGCTGCAGCTGGGGCTCACGACGTTCCAAGGCCAGCACCACACGAACTGGGCCGCGGTGATGGCGGGCAACGTCATCACCGTGCTGCCCGTGCTGCTGGCCTTCCTCGGCGCGCAGAAGACGTTCATCCAGTCGGTCACCTCCAGCGGGCTCAAGGGCTGA
- a CDS encoding carbohydrate ABC transporter permease: protein MLIILGLGVVPVLWSLVLSFQVDDLVTPSRWVGLDNYAALAQDPHFGQAVENTVLYTVLYVPLSILFGFLLAQALNRRIRLVGVYRTLVFVPFVLSATAQGVLFSFILDPQFGAANSLLHHLGISPQGFLTDPAQALLVLVGITLWSGTGFCVVVYLAALQDVPPSLVEAARLDGAGTWRVLRHVTLPAVTPVTAFLVLWQLITSLQVFDLVYVTTKGGPLGSTTVVVYFVWEQAFKNFTAGYGAASAYVLALALLVVVVAVRLLRRPGKALR, encoded by the coding sequence GTGCTCATCATCCTCGGCCTCGGCGTGGTGCCCGTGCTCTGGTCGCTGGTGCTGTCCTTCCAGGTCGACGACCTGGTGACGCCGAGCCGCTGGGTCGGCCTGGACAACTACGCCGCGCTCGCCCAGGACCCGCACTTCGGCCAGGCCGTGGAAAACACCGTGCTGTACACGGTGCTCTACGTCCCGCTCAGCATCCTGTTCGGGTTCCTGCTGGCGCAGGCGCTGAACCGGCGCATCCGCCTGGTCGGCGTCTACCGGACGCTCGTGTTCGTCCCGTTCGTGCTGTCGGCGACCGCGCAGGGCGTGCTGTTCTCCTTCATCCTCGACCCGCAGTTCGGGGCGGCCAACTCGCTGCTGCACCACCTCGGGATCTCGCCGCAGGGCTTCCTGACCGACCCGGCGCAGGCGCTGCTGGTGCTGGTCGGCATCACGCTGTGGAGCGGCACCGGCTTCTGCGTCGTGGTGTACCTGGCCGCGCTGCAGGACGTCCCGCCGTCGCTGGTCGAGGCCGCGCGGCTGGACGGCGCCGGAACGTGGCGCGTGCTCCGGCACGTGACGCTGCCCGCGGTCACCCCGGTGACGGCGTTCCTCGTGCTGTGGCAGCTGATCACGTCGCTGCAGGTGTTCGACCTGGTCTACGTGACGACCAAGGGCGGTCCGCTCGGCTCGACGACGGTCGTCGTCTACTTCGTCTGGGAGCAGGCGTTCAAGAACTTCACCGCCGGCTACGGCGCGGCGTCGGCCTACGTGCTCGCGCTGGCCCTGCTGGTCGTCGTGGTCGCCGTCCGCCTGCTGCGCCGGCCCGGGAAGGCGCTCCGATGA
- a CDS encoding endo alpha-1,4 polygalactosaminidase, whose amino-acid sequence MKRSLPVHGNRFASFTAVGALAAGLLAAAAAPASAAVTLPPQAAGFDYQIGGAYTPPSGVQIVSRDVSAAPASGKYNICYLNAFQAQEGADGDWPSDLLLRDSNGNKVVDPDWKETLLDLRTSDKRTRVAAKVDGWIDTCASKGYQAIEPDNYDSYSRSKNLLTTTHAQEYIKLLSAHAHSKNLAIAQKNTPELAGNRVANGLDFAVTEECGEYEECADYAGPFNNRVVDVEYTASGMSKACPDWKSKISIVRRDLYVVPQGTSGYVRKTC is encoded by the coding sequence ATGAAGCGTTCTCTCCCCGTCCACGGCAACCGATTCGCTTCTTTCACGGCGGTGGGCGCGCTGGCCGCCGGCCTGCTCGCCGCGGCCGCCGCCCCGGCCTCGGCCGCGGTCACCCTGCCCCCGCAGGCCGCCGGGTTCGACTACCAGATCGGCGGCGCCTACACCCCGCCGTCGGGGGTGCAGATCGTCAGCCGCGACGTCTCCGCGGCCCCGGCGAGCGGCAAGTACAACATCTGCTACCTCAACGCTTTCCAGGCGCAGGAAGGCGCGGACGGCGACTGGCCGAGCGACTTGCTGCTGCGCGATTCGAACGGCAACAAGGTCGTCGACCCGGACTGGAAGGAGACCCTGCTCGACCTGCGCACGTCCGACAAGCGCACCCGGGTCGCGGCCAAGGTCGACGGCTGGATCGACACGTGCGCCTCGAAGGGGTACCAGGCGATCGAGCCGGACAACTACGACAGCTACAGCCGGTCCAAGAACCTGCTCACCACCACGCACGCGCAGGAGTACATCAAGCTCCTGTCCGCCCACGCCCACAGCAAGAACCTCGCCATCGCCCAGAAGAACACCCCGGAACTGGCCGGCAACCGGGTCGCCAACGGCCTCGACTTCGCCGTCACCGAAGAATGCGGGGAATACGAGGAGTGCGCCGACTACGCGGGCCCGTTCAACAACCGGGTGGTCGACGTCGAGTACACCGCCTCGGGCATGAGCAAGGCCTGCCCGGACTGGAAGAGCAAGATCAGCATCGTCCGGCGTGACCTGTACGTGGTGCCCCAGGGAACGAGCGGATACGTCCGCAAGACCTGCTGA
- a CDS encoding DeoR/GlpR family DNA-binding transcription regulator — translation MATRKRRTTRAERLSELLRVLADTGSLHVGELSARFGVSSATLRRDLAKLEEQRLLTRTHGGARPRGHTNEVPPPYRESRSPEAKRAIVHAAIRTLPTGPHVIALTGGSTTSELARELPGRADLTVVTNALNIAMDLALHPRLKLVVVGGVARPQSYELVGPWAEHVLASISVGTAFVGVDGIDATAGITTHDENEARTNRAMLGRAQRVVVLADGSKLGRSTLARMGDIQDVHEVITDASAAPAAVAAIRRAGVRVTVVEVGSAKDR, via the coding sequence ATGGCCACGCGGAAACGGCGCACCACCCGAGCCGAACGGCTCTCGGAACTTCTGCGGGTGCTCGCGGACACCGGCTCGCTGCACGTGGGCGAGCTCAGTGCGCGGTTCGGCGTCTCCTCCGCCACGCTGCGGCGCGATCTGGCCAAATTGGAGGAACAGCGGCTGCTGACCCGCACCCACGGCGGCGCGCGGCCCCGGGGGCACACGAACGAGGTGCCACCGCCCTACCGGGAAAGCCGTTCCCCGGAGGCCAAACGCGCCATCGTGCACGCGGCGATCCGCACGCTGCCGACCGGGCCGCACGTCATCGCCCTCACCGGCGGCTCCACCACGAGCGAACTCGCCAGGGAACTGCCGGGCCGGGCGGATCTGACGGTGGTCACCAACGCGTTGAACATCGCGATGGACCTGGCCTTGCACCCGCGGCTGAAGCTGGTCGTCGTCGGGGGTGTGGCCCGGCCCCAGTCCTACGAGCTGGTCGGGCCATGGGCCGAGCACGTGCTGGCCTCGATCAGCGTCGGCACGGCGTTCGTCGGCGTGGACGGCATCGACGCGACGGCGGGCATCACCACGCACGACGAGAACGAGGCCCGGACCAACCGCGCCATGCTGGGCCGCGCCCAGCGCGTGGTCGTGCTGGCCGACGGCAGCAAGCTCGGGCGGAGCACCCTCGCCCGGATGGGGGACATCCAGGACGTGCACGAGGTCATCACCGACGCCTCCGCCGCGCCCGCCGCGGTCGCGGCGATCCGCCGGGCCGGGGTCCGGGTCACCGTCGTCGAGGTCGGCTCCGCCAAGGACCGCTGA